A section of the Pedobacter sp. HDW13 genome encodes:
- a CDS encoding T9SS type A sorting domain-containing protein produces the protein MKLYTKTTLLTKLACTLCMVLLCSVNSWSQQADSIKISLKNRTKKVSRIPEIKANITPYKPLYLSIGGSGLFNSYSTTPRSATVTPKDKLLTIVKIYPNPVEDQLNIILSIGKDGTQTTIKIIDLLGNEVATLSNERLNAGEQTKTFTIPSRINAGIYFLRVIAGTESQVKRISVL, from the coding sequence ATGAAACTCTACACTAAGACAACGTTACTCACCAAACTAGCCTGCACATTGTGTATGGTTTTGTTGTGCAGCGTAAATTCTTGGTCGCAGCAGGCTGATAGTATTAAGATTAGCCTTAAAAACAGAACCAAAAAGGTAAGCAGAATTCCCGAAATTAAAGCTAATATTACCCCTTACAAACCGCTTTATCTGTCTATTGGTGGCAGTGGTTTATTTAACTCGTACTCTACTACTCCAAGATCTGCAACAGTTACACCCAAAGATAAGTTACTAACTATTGTAAAAATATACCCCAATCCAGTTGAAGATCAGTTAAATATTATCCTTTCTATTGGTAAAGACGGCACACAAACTACAATAAAAATTATCGATTTACTGGGGAACGAAGTAGCTACATTATCGAACGAGCGCTTAAATGCTGGTGAACAAACCAAAACCTTCACCATTCCAAGCAGGATAAATGCGGGCATCTACTTTTTAAGGGTTATTGCCGGAACAGAAAGCCAGGTAAAACGTATCTCAGTTTTATAG
- a CDS encoding fumarylacetoacetate hydrolase family protein — MKIIAIGRNYAEHAKELNNPVPTTPVIFLKPDTAVLKDNKPFYLPDFSDDVHYELEVVLKICKEGKHIAEKFAANYYDEVGLGIDLTARDIQSKHKEKGLPWELAKAFDNSAPISLFTPKNDFEDLYNLNFELKINGESRQVGHTKDLLFSFEKIISFVSQYITLKKGDLIFTGTPAGVGKINKGDKLEAWLEGKQLLNFDVK; from the coding sequence ATGAAAATCATAGCCATTGGCCGTAACTATGCCGAACACGCCAAAGAACTGAATAATCCGGTTCCAACTACTCCGGTAATTTTTTTGAAGCCCGATACAGCAGTACTAAAAGATAACAAACCTTTTTACCTGCCCGATTTTTCTGATGATGTACATTACGAACTGGAAGTAGTTTTAAAAATCTGTAAGGAAGGAAAACACATTGCTGAAAAATTTGCAGCTAATTATTATGACGAAGTAGGCTTAGGTATTGATTTGACTGCCCGCGATATCCAAAGCAAACATAAAGAGAAAGGCCTACCCTGGGAGCTTGCCAAAGCATTTGACAACTCTGCTCCCATCAGCCTTTTCACACCTAAAAATGATTTCGAAGATCTTTACAATTTAAATTTTGAACTCAAAATAAACGGAGAAAGTCGCCAGGTTGGCCATACTAAAGATCTGCTCTTCTCGTTCGAGAAGATAATCAGCTTTGTTTCGCAATATATTACTTTAAAGAAAGGCGACTTAATTTTTACGGGTACACCAGCAGGTGTAGGCAAAATTAATAAAGGCGATAAGTTAGAAGCATGGCTGGAAGGCAAACAACTATTAAATTTTGATGTAAAGTAA
- a CDS encoding M23 family metallopeptidase — translation MTKNPILQFSKLTLLFLSAFNIAQAQQIFSTNKYPITDFRQPLDITPPALAGSFGEIRGNHFHSGIDFRTNQREGYPVYAVADGYISRLRVQNSGFGQALYINHPNGFTTVYGHLQRFAPKIATVVKNLEYEKKSFEIDEFPDATLIPVHKGEVIAWSGNRGSSGGPHLHFEIRDTKTEETINPQFFGIIIPDNIPPVIHGLYVYRLNGKAFNEFTPKQAIGITGASGGYKTTAPVSLTGEVGFGIVVTDRHNGLSGTNGVYSIQLELDGKKIYTSALERFAFEDSKAINSHIDYPTYINTKRSIQKSFVDPGNPLKIYSSLVNSGRINFNDGATHQLRYIITDSKGNSSVLPFTVNAGTAPVSAPTVPSGIIYPYNKVNEFNSEDIKVVFPMGTLYNDLNFSYKKLPKPAGNAWSAVHQIHNRYTPLHIGFDLWIKADNLPENLRSKALIVNTNGSSQGGSFDNGFVKATPKNFGSFYIATDTIAPRIVPVNIGEGRNMAGLSKMTFKISDNLSGIKSFNGYIDGKWVLMEFDAKTATLWHSFDERTSPGKHSLELVVTDMKENTRHYSIGFSR, via the coding sequence ATGACTAAAAATCCGATCCTCCAATTCAGTAAGCTTACACTTTTATTTTTATCAGCTTTTAATATAGCTCAGGCACAACAGATTTTCAGCACCAATAAATACCCTATTACCGATTTCAGGCAGCCTTTAGATATTACCCCTCCTGCCTTGGCGGGCTCATTCGGAGAAATTCGAGGGAACCATTTCCATTCTGGCATCGATTTCAGGACGAATCAGCGCGAAGGCTACCCCGTGTATGCTGTTGCTGATGGATACATTTCGCGACTAAGGGTGCAGAATAGTGGCTTTGGGCAAGCGCTTTACATTAATCATCCCAATGGTTTCACCACAGTTTACGGTCATTTACAACGCTTTGCACCTAAAATTGCAACGGTAGTTAAAAATCTGGAGTACGAAAAAAAGTCTTTCGAAATTGATGAGTTTCCCGATGCTACCTTAATTCCTGTGCATAAAGGTGAAGTTATTGCCTGGTCGGGCAACCGCGGAAGCTCTGGCGGTCCGCATTTACACTTCGAAATCAGGGATACTAAAACCGAAGAAACCATTAATCCCCAATTTTTTGGCATCATCATTCCCGATAACATTCCACCGGTTATCCATGGTCTTTATGTTTACCGCTTAAATGGAAAAGCTTTCAACGAATTTACACCCAAACAAGCAATCGGCATTACAGGTGCAAGCGGCGGGTATAAAACAACAGCTCCAGTCAGCTTAACTGGCGAAGTGGGCTTTGGCATTGTAGTTACCGACAGGCACAATGGTTTATCGGGCACCAATGGTGTTTATTCTATCCAGCTCGAGCTTGATGGCAAGAAAATCTATACTTCGGCATTAGAGCGTTTTGCTTTTGAAGACAGCAAGGCCATTAATTCACATATCGATTACCCAACATATATCAATACAAAAAGAAGCATTCAAAAAAGTTTTGTAGATCCGGGCAACCCATTAAAAATATACAGTAGTCTCGTAAATAGTGGCAGGATCAACTTTAACGACGGTGCTACACACCAGCTACGTTACATCATTACCGATTCGAAGGGAAATTCGTCTGTTTTACCTTTTACCGTTAACGCAGGCACTGCACCCGTATCTGCACCAACAGTCCCTTCAGGCATTATTTATCCTTACAACAAGGTAAACGAATTTAATAGTGAGGATATTAAGGTTGTTTTTCCGATGGGTACTTTATACAACGACCTTAATTTCAGTTATAAAAAGCTTCCTAAACCAGCTGGAAATGCCTGGTCTGCAGTACATCAAATCCATAACCGTTATACTCCGCTTCACATTGGTTTCGATTTATGGATCAAAGCAGATAACCTTCCCGAAAATTTAAGAAGTAAAGCCCTGATTGTAAACACAAATGGTTCATCGCAAGGCGGAAGTTTCGATAATGGTTTTGTTAAGGCTACTCCAAAAAACTTTGGCAGCTTTTACATCGCTACCGATACCATCGCACCGAGAATTGTACCTGTTAATATTGGAGAAGGCCGGAATATGGCGGGTTTATCGAAAATGACTTTTAAGATCAGTGATAATTTATCAGGCATTAAAAGTTTTAACGGCTACATAGATGGCAAATGGGTTTTAATGGAGTTTGATGCCAAAACGGCTACCCTATGGCACAGTTTCGACGAACGAACAAGTCCAGGCAAGCACAGCCTTGAACTGGTAGTAACTGATATGAAGGAAAATACCAGGCATTACAGCATTGGTTTTTCGAGGTAA
- the bcp gene encoding thioredoxin-dependent thiol peroxidase, with protein MAELKEGDQAPAITSKDQNGIEVSLNDYQGKTVVLYFYPKDDTPGCTAEACDFRDNYQGLQAKGIVVLGVSVDDEKSHQKFVTKHNLPFTLLADTDQKIVNDYGVWAEKNMYGKKYMGTVRTTFIIDSEGKIAHIIKKVDTKNSTQQVLDLINN; from the coding sequence ATGGCAGAGTTAAAAGAAGGTGATCAGGCACCTGCAATTACATCGAAAGATCAAAACGGTATTGAGGTATCGTTAAATGATTACCAAGGAAAAACGGTGGTCCTCTATTTTTATCCGAAAGATGATACCCCGGGCTGTACCGCCGAAGCTTGTGATTTCAGAGACAACTACCAGGGCTTACAAGCTAAAGGTATTGTAGTTTTGGGCGTAAGTGTTGACGACGAAAAATCACACCAGAAATTTGTAACCAAACACAACCTACCTTTTACCCTATTGGCCGATACCGATCAGAAAATCGTAAATGACTATGGCGTTTGGGCCGAAAAAAACATGTATGGTAAAAAGTATATGGGTACCGTACGCACAACTTTTATTATTGATAGCGAAGGCAAAATTGCCCACATCATTAAAAAAGTAGACACTAAAAATTCAACACAACAAGTACTCGATTTAATCAATAACTAA
- a CDS encoding transketolase has product MKHTIKELEDIASQIRRDIVRMVHGCQSGHPGASLGCADFFTALYFEVMNHKTDFTMEGAGEDLFFLSNGHISPVWYSTLAHAGYFDKSELATFRKLDSRLQGHPTTHEHLPGIRIASGSLGQGLSVAIGAALAKKLNGDKSIIFALLGDGELQEGQNWEAAMFAPFNKVDHLIASVDYNGQQIDGPTNKVLALDDLQAKFEAFGWHVINTDGNDMQAIVEGLHYAKTLTGKGKPILNLMSTQMGAGVDYMMGTHKWHGTAPNDEQLAAALAQLPETLGDY; this is encoded by the coding sequence ATGAAACATACAATTAAAGAGCTAGAAGATATTGCCTCTCAGATCAGACGAGATATCGTTAGAATGGTTCACGGATGTCAGTCTGGCCACCCTGGTGCCTCACTTGGATGCGCAGATTTTTTTACTGCTTTATACTTTGAAGTAATGAACCACAAAACCGACTTCACCATGGAAGGCGCAGGCGAAGATTTGTTTTTCTTATCTAACGGACACATTTCTCCGGTTTGGTATAGTACTTTGGCACATGCGGGCTATTTTGACAAAAGTGAATTGGCAACTTTCCGTAAGTTAGACTCTAGATTGCAAGGCCACCCTACTACGCACGAACATTTACCAGGAATCCGTATTGCTTCAGGTTCATTGGGCCAGGGCTTATCGGTTGCTATTGGAGCAGCCTTAGCCAAAAAATTAAATGGCGATAAATCTATCATCTTTGCACTATTGGGTGATGGAGAATTACAGGAAGGCCAAAACTGGGAAGCAGCCATGTTTGCCCCATTCAATAAAGTAGATCATTTAATTGCTTCTGTTGATTATAACGGTCAGCAAATTGATGGTCCTACAAATAAAGTACTTGCCTTAGATGATTTACAAGCTAAATTCGAAGCTTTCGGATGGCATGTAATCAATACCGATGGTAACGATATGCAGGCAATTGTTGAAGGTTTACATTATGCTAAAACCCTAACTGGTAAAGGCAAACCAATCTTAAATTTAATGAGTACGCAAATGGGTGCTGGCGTAGATTATATGATGGGTACGCATAAATGGCACGGTACAGCACCAAACGACGAACAATTGGCTGCTGCTTTAGCTCAATTACCAGAAACTTTAGGAGACTATTAA
- a CDS encoding transketolase family protein produces MKKYTYTEKKDTRSGFGAGLHEAGKKNENVVALCADLVGSLKMDAFIKDFPERFTQVGIAEANMIGIAAGMTIGGKIPFTGTFANFSTGRVYDQIRQSVAYSNKNVKICASHAGLTLGEDGATHQILEDIGLMKMLPGMVVINPCDYNQTKAATMAIAEYEGPVYLRFGRPVIPVFTDPDQKFEIGKAWMVNEGTDVTIIATGHMVWKAIEAGEKLAELGIDAEIINIHTIKPLDDEAILKSVKKTGCVVTCEEHNKFGGLGESVARLLTTELPTPQEFVATNDTFGESGTPDQLMSKYGLDAVNIVEAVQKVIGRKKA; encoded by the coding sequence ATGAAAAAATACACATATACAGAAAAAAAAGATACACGTTCGGGATTTGGCGCTGGCTTACATGAAGCCGGCAAGAAAAACGAAAATGTGGTTGCCTTATGTGCCGACTTAGTTGGATCGCTTAAAATGGATGCCTTTATTAAAGATTTCCCTGAGCGTTTTACACAGGTTGGTATTGCCGAAGCCAACATGATCGGTATTGCAGCCGGTATGACTATTGGTGGTAAAATTCCGTTCACCGGTACTTTTGCCAACTTTTCTACAGGTCGTGTTTACGATCAGATCCGTCAATCTGTTGCTTATTCAAATAAAAACGTAAAAATCTGTGCTTCACACGCAGGTTTAACCCTTGGCGAAGACGGCGCAACACACCAGATTTTAGAAGATATTGGTTTAATGAAAATGTTGCCGGGTATGGTCGTAATCAATCCTTGCGATTATAACCAAACCAAAGCTGCTACAATGGCCATTGCCGAATATGAAGGTCCTGTTTACCTGCGTTTCGGTCGTCCGGTAATCCCAGTATTTACAGATCCTGATCAGAAATTCGAGATTGGTAAAGCATGGATGGTTAACGAAGGTACCGATGTAACCATTATTGCAACCGGCCACATGGTTTGGAAAGCAATCGAAGCTGGCGAAAAACTAGCAGAACTGGGTATTGATGCGGAAATTATAAATATCCACACCATTAAACCTTTGGATGATGAAGCGATCTTAAAATCAGTGAAAAAAACTGGTTGTGTGGTAACATGTGAAGAGCATAACAAATTTGGCGGTTTAGGCGAAAGTGTTGCGCGTTTGTTAACCACCGAATTGCCAACTCCACAAGAGTTTGTAGCCACTAACGATACTTTCGGCGAAAGCGGAACGCCAGATCAATTAATGTCTAAATACGGATTAGATGCTGTGAACATTGTTGAAGCTGTGCAAAAAGTAATCGGCAGGAAAAAAGCTTAA
- a CDS encoding RNA polymerase sigma factor, with protein MRQVEDLEILEMFAVEKTRNEAFNLLLKKYQQKIYWHIRRLVLNHDDCDDLLQEVFVKVWKNLEKFRNDSQLYTWIYRIATNESITFLNKQKQKNNTPLDEVSSELADNLVASSYFNGDKLELKLQKAILTLPEKQRIIFNMKYFDDMKYEEISEVLGTSVGALKASFHIAAKKIEAFITNDEIDY; from the coding sequence ATGAGACAAGTTGAAGATTTAGAAATTCTTGAAATGTTTGCCGTCGAGAAGACCCGCAATGAAGCCTTTAACCTGCTTTTAAAAAAATATCAGCAAAAAATTTACTGGCACATTAGGAGATTGGTACTGAACCACGATGACTGCGATGACCTTTTGCAAGAAGTGTTTGTTAAAGTTTGGAAAAACCTTGAAAAATTTAGAAATGATTCGCAATTGTATACCTGGATTTACCGCATTGCAACAAACGAATCTATTACCTTTTTAAACAAACAGAAGCAGAAAAACAATACACCTTTAGATGAAGTTTCATCAGAGTTGGCCGATAATCTGGTTGCATCATCTTATTTTAATGGCGATAAACTTGAACTAAAACTGCAAAAAGCGATTCTTACTTTACCCGAGAAACAGCGGATCATTTTCAATATGAAATATTTTGATGATATGAAATACGAGGAAATTTCGGAAGTACTTGGTACCTCAGTTGGGGCTTTAAAAGCCTCGTTTCATATCGCGGCAAAAAAAATTGAGGCTTTTATAACAAATGATGAAATAGACTATTAA
- a CDS encoding aspartate aminotransferase family protein, with the protein MLTQRQLFLQHNAQTSPEPLMLEFVRAKGIYIYDARDKKHIDLIAGIGVSNVGHCHPAVVKAIKDQAETYMHLMVYGEYVQSPQVNFAKALADILPESLSCTYFLNSGTEAVEGAMKLAKRYTGRKGFIACKNAYHGSTQGAESLMESNFYSAGYGPFLPNVSFIEHNQIADLAKITTDTAAVFIEPIQGEAGIRVADLSYMQALKAKCQETGTLLIFDEIQSGFGRSGKMFAFEHYNVVPDVLLLAKGIGGGMPIGAFISSLEIMSVLSHTPILGHMTTFGGHPVCCAAGLATLRTLIDDHIVAEVEEKGQLFKRLIKHPAIKEIRGRGLMLAVEFENFETNKKIIDACILDGILSDWFLHCSNSMRIAPPLIITTEEIEEACAIILKNINLVAG; encoded by the coding sequence ATGCTTACCCAACGTCAATTGTTTTTACAACACAATGCACAAACCTCTCCCGAACCTTTAATGCTCGAATTTGTAAGGGCAAAAGGAATTTACATTTACGATGCTCGAGACAAGAAACACATCGATCTGATTGCCGGTATCGGCGTAAGTAATGTTGGCCATTGCCATCCTGCTGTGGTTAAAGCTATTAAAGATCAGGCAGAAACTTATATGCATTTAATGGTTTACGGCGAATATGTGCAAAGCCCACAGGTGAATTTTGCGAAGGCATTGGCCGATATTTTACCAGAAAGCCTAAGTTGCACCTATTTTTTAAATTCAGGTACTGAAGCCGTTGAAGGTGCCATGAAACTGGCTAAACGTTATACCGGCCGAAAGGGCTTTATTGCCTGTAAAAATGCCTATCATGGCAGTACGCAGGGAGCTGAAAGTTTAATGGAAAGCAACTTCTATTCAGCTGGGTACGGCCCGTTCCTGCCTAACGTAAGTTTTATTGAACATAACCAAATTGCCGATCTGGCTAAAATAACCACCGATACTGCAGCTGTTTTTATAGAACCCATACAGGGTGAGGCAGGCATCCGTGTAGCTGACCTAAGCTATATGCAGGCCTTAAAAGCCAAATGCCAAGAAACCGGAACCCTACTCATTTTTGATGAAATACAATCAGGTTTCGGCCGAAGCGGCAAAATGTTTGCGTTTGAGCATTATAATGTAGTACCCGATGTATTGCTTTTGGCAAAAGGCATCGGTGGCGGCATGCCAATTGGGGCTTTCATAAGCTCACTTGAAATCATGTCGGTACTTTCGCATACCCCAATTTTAGGCCACATGACTACTTTCGGTGGTCATCCGGTTTGTTGTGCCGCAGGCCTGGCCACTTTACGAACGCTGATTGATGACCACATTGTAGCTGAAGTGGAAGAGAAAGGACAATTATTTAAACGATTAATTAAACATCCGGCCATTAAAGAAATACGTGGAAGAGGTTTAATGTTGGCGGTTGAGTTCGAAAATTTCGAAACCAATAAAAAAATAATTGATGCCTGTATTCTCGACGGCATCCTATCCGACTGGTTTTTACATTGCAGCAATTCGATGCGCATTGCTCCTCCTTTAATTATTACTACAGAAGAAATTGAAGAAGCTTGTGCCATCATATTAAAAAATATTAACTTAGTTGCAGGGTAA
- a CDS encoding response regulator transcription factor — MNVLIVEDEKSLALEMDEFLSKEGFIVEHAWKKSSAEEKIFVNNYDFILLDLGLPDGDGFEVLKQLKAIKDRDDAVIILTARSAVDDRIKGLDEGADDYLPKPFSLNELLARMHAITRRKHKLEKNEINIHNFLLNIQNRTVSFGEERLNLTKKEFEIFNYLVLNKNRVVSRMSLTEHVWGDILEVNSDSNFVDVHVKNLRKKLANISPIDWFETVRSIGYRINC, encoded by the coding sequence ATGAACGTACTCATAGTTGAAGATGAAAAGAGCCTTGCGCTTGAAATGGACGAATTTTTAAGTAAGGAGGGCTTTATTGTGGAGCATGCCTGGAAAAAATCATCGGCCGAAGAAAAAATCTTCGTAAACAATTACGATTTCATTTTATTAGATCTGGGTTTACCTGACGGCGATGGTTTTGAAGTACTGAAACAGCTTAAAGCAATAAAGGACCGTGATGATGCTGTAATTATTTTAACAGCCCGGAGTGCGGTAGATGACCGGATTAAGGGACTCGATGAAGGTGCCGACGATTATTTACCAAAGCCTTTTTCGCTAAATGAGCTTTTAGCGCGTATGCACGCCATTACCCGTCGCAAACACAAACTCGAGAAAAACGAAATCAATATCCATAACTTCTTACTCAACATCCAAAACAGAACGGTTTCTTTTGGCGAAGAGCGCTTAAACCTTACAAAAAAAGAATTCGAGATTTTTAACTACCTGGTATTGAATAAAAACCGTGTGGTATCGAGAATGAGCTTAACCGAACATGTTTGGGGAGATATTCTAGAGGTAAACTCCGATTCGAATTTTGTTGATGTACATGTTAAAAACTTAAGGAAAAAACTAGCCAATATCTCTCCCATTGACTGGTTCGAAACCGTAAGAAGTATTGGTTACAGGATAAATTGTTAA
- a CDS encoding HAMP domain-containing sensor histidine kinase, whose amino-acid sequence MKLQVKFSLYNAITKIAIILVLGAIILFSLDRLAYNQFDNRLIKKKNKIIENLTDNEIDSLLNKEQSFTDYNILKEEFIVLTDIPDNQTDSSAKVFTEKREIEGDIEVYRILNYKFSYHTNWYNLEVGETMTALQSIKNSIRFYMLVVLVAALLVTLVADYTFSNFLLKPFYLIIDKKINRVDDPSHFNYQNIPTNTDDFKILDNSINSLMRKINNLFALEKQFIANVSHELLTPISILSTRFENMLNTPGIPVEHENKIYASLKTLNRLKVIINSLLLISKVENNQYLKTEEISLKQELEDIYEDLEDRITDKKITFRVNLLKDFHFTGNKALIHTLLVNIINNAIKYNVTGGSIDISDKMDQEHYILTIGDTGQGMSQALVEDAFDRFKRGNSEENGFGLGLAIVQSIAKFHKIEVDIQSEEHEGTRISLFFAQN is encoded by the coding sequence ATGAAGTTACAGGTTAAGTTTTCTTTATATAATGCGATCACCAAAATTGCCATTATTCTGGTTTTGGGAGCCATCATTTTATTTTCTCTGGATAGACTTGCTTACAATCAGTTTGATAATCGTCTGATTAAAAAGAAGAATAAAATAATTGAAAACCTTACCGACAATGAAATTGACAGCCTGCTAAACAAGGAACAGTCTTTTACCGATTACAATATATTAAAGGAGGAATTTATTGTTTTAACCGATATTCCGGATAACCAGACCGACTCGAGTGCCAAGGTTTTTACCGAAAAACGGGAAATTGAAGGTGACATTGAGGTTTACAGGATTTTAAATTATAAATTTTCTTATCATACCAACTGGTATAACCTCGAGGTTGGAGAAACCATGACCGCGCTCCAATCGATTAAGAATTCTATCCGATTTTATATGTTGGTAGTACTGGTAGCTGCTTTATTAGTCACCTTGGTTGCCGATTATACCTTTTCGAATTTCCTGTTAAAACCATTTTATCTCATTATCGATAAAAAAATTAACCGGGTTGATGATCCTTCGCACTTTAATTACCAGAATATCCCCACCAATACCGACGATTTTAAAATTCTTGATAACAGTATAAACTCTTTAATGCGTAAAATAAATAACCTATTCGCATTAGAAAAGCAATTTATTGCCAATGTTTCGCACGAATTGCTTACACCTATCTCTATTTTAAGTACCCGTTTCGAGAATATGCTCAACACCCCCGGTATTCCGGTTGAGCATGAAAACAAAATATACGCTTCTTTAAAAACATTAAATCGTTTGAAGGTAATTATCAATAGCTTGCTTTTAATTTCGAAAGTAGAGAATAATCAATACCTGAAAACAGAAGAAATTAGCTTAAAACAAGAACTAGAAGATATCTACGAGGATCTGGAAGACCGGATTACGGATAAAAAAATTACTTTCAGGGTTAACCTGTTAAAAGATTTTCATTTTACCGGAAACAAAGCCCTGATACATACGCTCCTGGTAAACATCATTAACAATGCCATAAAATACAATGTTACCGGTGGCTCAATTGATATCTCCGATAAAATGGATCAGGAACACTATATCCTTACTATTGGCGATACCGGACAAGGCATGAGCCAGGCATTGGTAGAAGATGCTTTCGATCGTTTTAAAAGGGGGAACAGCGAAGAAAATGGATTCGGTTTAGGGCTGGCGATTGTTCAAAGTATTGCAAAATTTCATAAAATTGAAGTAGATATCCAATCAGAAGAACACGAGGGCACCCGCATTTCATTGTTTTTTGCACAAAATTAG
- a CDS encoding RluA family pseudouridine synthase: MPITDNDILFEDNHLIAINKRAGDIVQVDETGDEPLDEQVKKYIAKKYNKPNGAFLGVVHRLDRPVSGVILFAKTSKALERMNAVFKNREVKKTYWAVVKNKPEKESATLVHWLVKNPQKNVVSYYNTEVTGSQRAELSYKVKAKVGDYYLLEVDPLTGRSHQIRVQLSSMGCPIMGDNKYGYPRGSRKGSICLHARRLQFIHPVKKEPVNIFAKLPVDGFWERFENL, translated from the coding sequence ATGCCCATTACTGATAACGACATACTTTTTGAAGATAACCACCTCATTGCCATTAATAAAAGGGCCGGGGATATTGTGCAGGTTGATGAAACTGGTGATGAACCGTTGGATGAGCAGGTTAAAAAGTATATTGCTAAAAAGTACAACAAACCAAACGGTGCTTTTTTAGGTGTAGTGCACCGTTTAGACAGGCCGGTAAGTGGAGTTATCCTCTTTGCCAAAACGAGTAAGGCACTAGAGCGGATGAACGCCGTTTTCAAGAATAGAGAAGTAAAGAAAACGTATTGGGCTGTAGTTAAAAACAAGCCTGAAAAAGAATCGGCTACACTGGTTCACTGGCTGGTTAAAAACCCGCAGAAAAATGTGGTTTCTTATTACAATACTGAAGTTACGGGCAGTCAGCGTGCTGAGCTTTCTTATAAAGTAAAAGCTAAGGTTGGCGATTATTATTTATTAGAAGTTGATCCTTTAACAGGACGGTCGCACCAGATTAGAGTACAGCTTTCTTCAATGGGTTGTCCTATTATGGGCGATAATAAATATGGTTACCCGCGCGGAAGCAGAAAGGGAAGTATTTGTTTGCATGCACGCCGCCTGCAGTTTATTCACCCGGTTAAAAAAGAACCCGTAAATATTTTTGCCAAATTACCGGTTGATGGCTTTTGGGAAAGATTCGAAAACCTTTAA
- the panB gene encoding 3-methyl-2-oxobutanoate hydroxymethyltransferase, which produces MSVHKEIKRITTHTLQEMKQRGEKISMLTAYDYSMATILDDAGLDVLLVGDSASNVMAGHETTLPITLDQMIYHAASVIRAVKRAFVVVDLPFGSYQGNSKEALNSAIRIMKESGAHGVKLEGGEEIIESVQRIITAGIPVMGHLGLTPQSIYKFGTYTVRAKEEEEANKLKTDVLALQAAGCFGIVLEKIPAALGKEVTESLNIPTIGIGAGQHCDGQVLVVNDMIGLTKGFKPRFLRQYINLYDEILGAAQSYIRDVKANDFPSEKEQY; this is translated from the coding sequence ATGTCGGTACATAAAGAAATTAAACGGATCACTACACATACGCTACAGGAAATGAAGCAACGTGGTGAAAAAATATCTATGCTAACGGCCTACGATTATTCTATGGCAACCATTTTGGATGACGCAGGTTTGGACGTTTTACTGGTAGGCGATTCGGCCTCTAATGTAATGGCTGGGCATGAAACTACCCTGCCTATTACTTTAGACCAGATGATTTACCACGCAGCTTCAGTTATCAGGGCTGTTAAACGTGCTTTTGTTGTAGTCGATTTGCCTTTTGGGTCTTACCAGGGAAATTCGAAGGAAGCCTTAAATTCGGCCATCAGGATTATGAAAGAGTCGGGTGCGCACGGTGTTAAATTAGAAGGTGGAGAAGAAATTATAGAATCAGTGCAGCGTATTATTACTGCCGGAATCCCGGTGATGGGGCACTTAGGTTTGACGCCACAGTCTATTTATAAATTTGGTACTTATACGGTACGCGCAAAAGAAGAAGAAGAAGCCAACAAGCTTAAAACTGATGTCCTTGCCTTACAAGCTGCAGGTTGTTTTGGTATTGTTTTAGAAAAAATTCCGGCTGCTCTGGGTAAAGAAGTAACAGAAAGCCTGAATATTCCAACTATTGGTATCGGTGCAGGTCAGCATTGCGATGGGCAGGTACTGGTTGTAAACGATATGATTGGATTAACCAAGGGTTTTAAACCACGTTTTTTACGCCAATATATTAATTTGTACGACGAAATTCTGGGTGCTGCACAATCTTACATTCGCGATGTAAAAGCTAACGATTTTCCAAGCGAGAAGGAACAGTATTAA